One part of the Natrinema salinisoli genome encodes these proteins:
- a CDS encoding GAF domain-containing sensor histidine kinase — MDHAQQLDALHERTRMFMRADSTHDVAQIATDAARDLLGLEVNSVLVYDDNLDALVPLTETREGRALFGEYPVFYAGEGFVWEVFETGEPQLYEDVSAEPGVYNPETPIRSELIFPLGEHGVFIAGSTTARDFDEQTKSVASVLTANVEAALDRVTREETIKQLYLQLEALIRADTREEVATLAVETARDALHLPLSGIHLANRARTALESVAVTDQFREQFGTAPSYDRTAPSRSIDSVIWDVYERGDTVVIDDVCENDEIEATETPARSGIIHALDEHGVFITSSPDTRAFDDTDKALTDILATTITAALDRVEHEVYLRGQKATLETENERLEEFAHVVSHDLRNPLTLATGRLDQVKDEHESESLEEIDAALERMETLIEDLLTLAREGRTVADFEALSLEEVVRQCWHLLDTDNATLTTTGDCTVRSNRSRFAQLFENLFRNAIEHNEGPVTLTVGPLQDGFFVEDDGVGIPPADRDQVFAAGYSTNDNGTGFGLRIVREIVDAHGWEIMVTEGSNGGARFEITNVALPP; from the coding sequence ATGGATCACGCACAACAATTGGACGCGCTCCACGAGCGAACACGGATGTTCATGCGGGCTGACTCTACCCACGATGTCGCACAAATTGCGACCGACGCGGCCCGCGACCTCCTTGGGCTTGAAGTGAACAGTGTACTCGTATACGACGACAATCTGGATGCACTCGTGCCGCTGACGGAGACGCGGGAAGGACGAGCCTTGTTCGGCGAATACCCAGTATTCTATGCAGGCGAAGGATTCGTCTGGGAGGTCTTCGAAACAGGGGAGCCACAACTCTACGAGGATGTGAGCGCTGAACCGGGTGTGTACAATCCGGAGACACCGATTCGGAGTGAACTGATCTTCCCGCTCGGCGAGCACGGCGTCTTCATCGCTGGGTCAACGACCGCCCGTGACTTCGACGAGCAAACCAAATCGGTGGCGAGCGTGTTAACAGCCAATGTCGAAGCCGCGCTCGATCGCGTGACTCGGGAAGAGACCATCAAACAGCTATATCTCCAGCTCGAGGCGCTTATCCGGGCCGACACCCGCGAGGAGGTGGCGACTCTCGCAGTCGAGACGGCTCGGGATGCCCTTCACCTTCCGTTAAGCGGGATTCACCTTGCCAATCGAGCACGAACAGCCCTCGAGTCTGTTGCCGTCACTGACCAGTTCCGAGAGCAATTCGGGACAGCGCCCTCATACGATCGGACTGCCCCGTCACGATCCATCGACTCCGTCATCTGGGACGTGTACGAACGCGGCGATACGGTCGTGATCGACGATGTCTGTGAGAACGATGAGATCGAGGCTACGGAGACGCCCGCTCGGAGCGGCATCATTCATGCCCTGGACGAGCATGGTGTCTTTATCACGTCGTCGCCCGATACGCGTGCGTTCGACGACACCGATAAAGCACTGACGGACATCCTGGCAACAACCATCACCGCCGCGCTCGACCGGGTCGAACACGAAGTGTATCTCCGTGGGCAGAAAGCCACCTTGGAAACGGAGAACGAACGGCTCGAAGAGTTTGCGCATGTCGTTTCACACGATCTGCGCAATCCGCTGACGCTCGCAACCGGACGGCTTGACCAGGTGAAAGACGAGCACGAGAGTGAGTCTCTCGAGGAGATCGACGCGGCGCTTGAGCGCATGGAGACGCTCATCGAGGATCTACTGACGCTCGCCCGCGAAGGCCGGACCGTCGCCGATTTCGAGGCGTTGTCCCTCGAAGAAGTAGTCCGTCAATGCTGGCACCTTCTCGACACGGATAATGCAACTCTAACTACCACTGGCGATTGTACCGTGCGCTCCAACCGGAGTCGATTTGCTCAACTCTTCGAGAACCTCTTTCGAAACGCAATCGAACACAACGAGGGGCCGGTAACGCTGACTGTTGGGCCACTCCAGGATGGGTTCTTTGTCGAAGATGATGGAGTTGGGATTCCGCCGGCCGACCGCGACCAGGTGTTTGCTGCCGGCTACTCAACGAATGATAATGGAACTGGGTTCGGGCTGCGGATTGTCCGGGAAATAGTCGACGCGCACGGCTGGGAGATTATGGTGACGGAGGGGTCGAACGGCGGAGCGCGCTTCGAGATAACGAATGTTGCGCTCCCACCATAG
- a CDS encoding bacterio-opsin activator domain-containing protein codes for MSLQEPSARPVCEVEFGFQDPRYPFVGVTKKESCRFELAEMLPRPDGRYAEYFHVSGVEPERVAGYATELETVDVTILAEYEDGGSLEFLVSGDCPAFRLTELGALPREVCAIEGVGRLVAEIPAEENPSEVVETFLQEYPDVSLLSKREKDGIAPRFPDSGFQRVLQNHLTDRQREVLKAAFEEGYYEWPRECTGEDIATELGITSATFSEHIQAAERKLLTVMFNGSDGGN; via the coding sequence ATGTCTCTGCAAGAACCATCAGCCAGACCTGTGTGTGAAGTTGAGTTTGGCTTTCAGGACCCTCGGTATCCGTTCGTGGGTGTCACTAAGAAGGAATCGTGCCGGTTCGAACTTGCCGAAATGCTCCCTCGTCCCGATGGGCGGTACGCCGAATACTTCCACGTTAGCGGAGTCGAACCGGAGCGAGTAGCAGGCTACGCAACCGAGCTGGAGACCGTCGACGTCACGATCCTTGCCGAGTATGAGGATGGAGGCAGTTTGGAATTTCTTGTATCTGGCGATTGTCCTGCATTTCGACTAACCGAACTCGGAGCGCTCCCGCGCGAAGTCTGCGCGATAGAAGGCGTTGGTCGTCTCGTCGCCGAAATTCCTGCTGAAGAAAATCCATCGGAAGTCGTCGAGACATTTTTGCAAGAGTATCCGGATGTATCGCTGCTCTCGAAGCGGGAAAAAGACGGTATTGCGCCCCGATTTCCAGACTCCGGGTTCCAACGAGTCCTCCAGAATCATCTCACGGATCGCCAACGCGAAGTACTCAAAGCGGCGTTTGAAGAAGGATATTATGAGTGGCCACGCGAATGCACCGGCGAAGACATCGCTACGGAACTCGGTATTACATCAGCCACCTTTTCCGAGCATATTCAAGCCGCTGAGCGGAAACTACTCACAGTTATGTTCAATGGTTCCGATGGCGGAAACTAA
- a CDS encoding HalOD1 output domain-containing protein: MDCESVIHTIATSVLKATGKNPTEIPPLYNSIDVDALADLFGPQSTDSHHFPSDTVNFQYEGCDVTVFADGEVVVKGPE, encoded by the coding sequence ATGGACTGTGAATCCGTAATCCACACAATCGCTACTTCTGTCTTAAAAGCAACTGGAAAGAATCCCACCGAAATCCCCCCGCTCTACAACAGCATCGATGTCGATGCCCTTGCAGATCTCTTTGGACCACAATCTACGGATTCACATCATTTCCCATCGGATACTGTCAACTTCCAGTACGAGGGTTGCGATGTCACAGTCTTCGCAGATGGGGAGGTAGTCGTGAAAGGACCCGAGTAA
- a CDS encoding amphi-Trp domain-containing protein, translating to MPEEVLFKSESDQTREEIASYLRNVADKLEQGDAITLKSGSESVTMEPPARPTFEVKAEREGPTDGPGELSLEFELEWEENGNEGDGGSEQLEIE from the coding sequence ATGCCTGAAGAAGTCCTGTTCAAATCAGAAAGTGACCAGACCCGAGAAGAAATCGCATCGTATCTCCGCAATGTCGCTGATAAGCTCGAACAAGGGGATGCAATCACACTCAAATCCGGTTCCGAGTCTGTGACAATGGAACCACCAGCACGCCCGACGTTTGAGGTCAAAGCCGAACGCGAGGGGCCAACGGACGGGCCCGGTGAATTGAGTCTCGAGTTCGAACTCGAATGGGAGGAGAACGGCAATGAGGGGGATGGCGGGAGCGAACAGTTAGAAATTGAGTGA
- a CDS encoding redoxin domain-containing protein yields MLEPGETAPSFTLPGTDGETIDEYSLEEYTNEGAAVLAFYPFDFSPICTEELCDFRDVEWLTFTEGVNLFGISTDSAYSHRAFIDEYDLTFPLLSDSLAEICEEYGVRYDIWEQHQNVSQRALFVIDDTQTVQYAWMTEDALVKPDLSEVQDAMKSVDIFDS; encoded by the coding sequence ATGCTCGAACCCGGTGAGACAGCGCCTTCGTTCACTCTTCCAGGGACGGACGGTGAGACAATCGACGAGTATAGTCTCGAAGAGTACACCAATGAGGGCGCTGCTGTGTTAGCCTTTTACCCATTCGATTTCAGTCCGATTTGCACGGAAGAGCTCTGTGACTTCCGCGATGTCGAGTGGCTAACGTTCACCGAGGGAGTCAATCTCTTCGGCATCTCTACTGATAGTGCCTATTCCCACCGCGCGTTCATTGACGAGTACGATTTGACATTCCCACTCCTGAGCGACAGCCTCGCTGAAATCTGTGAGGAGTACGGTGTCCGATACGATATCTGGGAACAGCATCAAAACGTCTCACAACGGGCACTCTTCGTGATCGACGACACACAAACCGTCCAGTATGCATGGATGACGGAAGATGCTCTTGTGAAGCCGGATCTATCGGAAGTCCAAGATGCAATGAAGTCAGTCGATATCTTCGACTCGTAG
- a CDS encoding MOSC domain-containing protein: protein MSARSRPEPSSSGGPNEERPDGYDLTLIEREAIEGIEREADIELAPGEHRRNIVTQDAALNHLVGKRFRVGEVVCRGARLCEPCGYLERITEKDVLEPLAHRGGLRADILEGGSIRPSDEIEPLE from the coding sequence ATTTCCGCGAGATCGAGACCGGAACCTTCGTCAAGTGGGGGGCCGAACGAGGAGCGCCCTGATGGCTACGATTTAACGCTCATCGAGCGGGAAGCCATCGAAGGGATCGAGCGCGAGGCGGATATCGAACTCGCGCCGGGGGAACACCGCCGAAATATTGTCACCCAGGACGCTGCACTCAACCATCTCGTCGGCAAGCGGTTCCGCGTCGGTGAGGTTGTCTGTCGCGGCGCCCGACTGTGTGAGCCCTGCGGGTATCTGGAACGCATCACCGAAAAAGACGTATTGGAGCCATTGGCTCATCGCGGAGGGCTCCGGGCAGATATCCTTGAAGGTGGCAGTATCCGTCCGAGCGACGAGATAGAACCGCTTGAGTAG
- a CDS encoding DMT family transporter — protein MSRYRTVGRFLLLCAVWGTAFMATDVGLADLPAVPFAAVRFDVAAALLFAAVLASGADVRPRTRDDYVYVLVGGALIIGAHHAFLFAGQRYVTGGVAAVLLGLVPVVTPALTRLVSTDEEFTAATALGVALGFAGVVVIADLDPANIADSVLGVSLVLASALAFAVAAVVTHSRSPSMPFLATQAWMMAVGAVVLHAAVLALPGQSFADATWTPSALGAIAYLSAVAGVGGFLLYFTLLDDLGPIEMSFIEYVIPVFAALAGWLVLGQEVTPATVAGFAFILAGFVAAKWRALRRT, from the coding sequence ATGAGTCGCTACCGGACGGTCGGCCGCTTCTTGCTGCTGTGCGCGGTCTGGGGGACGGCGTTCATGGCGACGGACGTCGGCCTCGCGGACCTCCCCGCGGTGCCGTTTGCAGCCGTGCGCTTCGACGTCGCTGCCGCGCTGCTGTTCGCCGCTGTTCTCGCCTCCGGCGCGGACGTCCGCCCCCGGACTCGGGACGACTATGTCTACGTGCTCGTCGGCGGCGCGCTCATCATCGGCGCCCACCACGCGTTCCTCTTCGCCGGCCAGCGGTACGTCACGGGCGGCGTCGCCGCCGTTCTATTGGGTCTCGTCCCCGTGGTGACGCCCGCACTCACCCGGCTCGTCTCCACCGACGAGGAGTTCACCGCCGCCACCGCGCTCGGCGTCGCGCTTGGGTTCGCTGGCGTCGTCGTCATCGCCGACCTCGACCCCGCGAACATCGCGGACAGCGTCCTCGGTGTGTCGCTCGTGCTCGCGTCCGCGCTCGCGTTCGCCGTCGCCGCGGTCGTCACCCACAGCCGATCGCCGTCGATGCCGTTCCTCGCCACGCAGGCGTGGATGATGGCCGTCGGCGCGGTCGTCCTCCACGCCGCCGTGCTCGCGCTCCCCGGCCAGTCGTTCGCGGACGCCACGTGGACGCCGTCAGCACTCGGCGCCATCGCGTACCTCTCGGCGGTCGCCGGCGTCGGTGGCTTCCTGCTGTACTTCACGCTGCTGGACGACCTCGGCCCCATCGAGATGAGCTTCATCGAGTACGTGATTCCCGTGTTCGCGGCGTTGGCGGGGTGGCTCGTGCTCGGCCAGGAAGTGACTCCCGCGACCGTCGCCGGGTTCGCGTTCATCCTCGCGGGGTTCGTCGCCGCGAAGTGGCGGGCGCTGCGTCGGACATAG
- a CDS encoding DUF7568 family protein — protein sequence MPGITNWRRESRSQTLAYRNTETDMRVVLHRALDSYRYKWSGVILVDGYPIWSQGYETKDVKSFRDALRERPIPELSCQECPNVDVLLMEMDTAEHDPLRIDVQPFLFERFLITTVVDDAT from the coding sequence ATGCCCGGGATCACCAATTGGCGACGCGAGAGCCGCTCGCAGACACTCGCGTATCGGAACACCGAGACCGATATGCGAGTCGTCCTGCATCGAGCGCTGGACTCCTACCGGTACAAATGGAGTGGGGTAATCCTCGTCGACGGCTACCCGATCTGGTCGCAGGGGTACGAGACAAAGGACGTGAAGTCGTTCCGTGACGCGCTTCGGGAGCGGCCAATCCCGGAACTCAGCTGTCAGGAGTGTCCGAACGTCGACGTCCTCCTGATGGAGATGGACACAGCAGAACACGATCCTCTCCGCATCGACGTACAGCCGTTCTTGTTCGAGCGTTTTCTCATCACGACCGTCGTCGACGATGCCACGTGA
- a CDS encoding TFIIB-type zinc ribbon-containing protein, translating to MATREIYTTAFDEDVQTTTTECPDCGGSIRQAGHETSCEDCGLVLEENQLDREPDWGRSNRQESKKRTGAPLTPTRHDRGLSTELGYHRDGNGNTLSSQKRRQLN from the coding sequence ATGGCAACGAGAGAGATCTATACGACGGCGTTCGACGAAGACGTCCAGACGACTACAACTGAGTGTCCTGATTGTGGTGGCAGTATTCGACAGGCTGGCCATGAAACGAGCTGTGAGGACTGTGGACTCGTCCTCGAGGAGAACCAACTCGATCGAGAGCCCGATTGGGGGCGGAGTAACAGGCAGGAATCGAAGAAACGGACTGGTGCACCACTGACGCCGACGCGTCACGATCGGGGTCTGTCCACCGAACTCGGCTATCATCGAGATGGGAACGGAAACACGCTCTCGAGTCAGAAGCGACGGCAACTGAACTGA
- a CDS encoding transcription initiation factor IIB, which yields MAESIRDQACTLFRRAQSEGLCQGRSLEAVASASVYAVTRCNGLGRSRAEIAASARCDQGRLTNAYDAMNVDLELPTQPISATDRIPKLATELEVPDRVRRRTVELAQQASDAGFTIGRRPSGVAAGCLYLAAERAGLSLSQRQIADTAGTSPNTLRNRRDEILELDA from the coding sequence CTGGCGGAGAGTATCCGTGATCAAGCGTGTACGCTCTTCCGACGGGCTCAATCCGAGGGGCTCTGTCAGGGTCGATCGCTCGAAGCGGTAGCCTCAGCCAGTGTCTATGCAGTAACTCGGTGTAACGGACTCGGGCGATCACGCGCAGAAATCGCTGCCAGTGCTCGCTGTGATCAGGGGAGACTCACCAACGCCTACGATGCGATGAACGTCGACCTCGAGTTACCGACACAACCAATTTCGGCGACCGATCGCATTCCAAAACTAGCGACGGAGCTCGAGGTTCCGGACCGAGTCCGTCGACGGACAGTTGAGCTCGCACAGCAGGCGAGTGACGCTGGATTCACGATCGGACGTCGGCCGAGTGGCGTCGCAGCGGGGTGTCTGTATCTCGCTGCCGAGCGAGCTGGATTGTCTCTCTCACAGCGCCAGATCGCCGATACTGCAGGAACATCGCCGAATACACTTCGAAACCGACGGGACGAGATACTCGAGCTCGACGCCTGA